Proteins from one Streptococcus mitis B6 genomic window:
- a CDS encoding DUF3278 domain-containing protein gives MKKEDFTTRLLRNFFHIQGPFDECRQEVIYKACARSMVQIFYSSFILFLFYILFGRFIEIVRNVMPYIYFGLIWFMSIKAQRAVQELHLEKDDKSEIILKTYSKAQIKFRSWIVFIGIQIGLFTLLIFHKVFVQQMSLSDFGKLLMQFDKSVPLLMYGLIIGSIFGTLTYGFLSLQEEKTPKNTKQKEKSKQ, from the coding sequence ATGAAAAAAGAAGACTTCACCACTCGCCTACTTCGAAATTTCTTTCACATCCAAGGGCCTTTTGATGAATGCCGTCAAGAGGTTATCTACAAGGCTTGCGCCCGTTCTATGGTCCAAATCTTTTACTCTTCCTTCATTCTCTTCCTATTCTATATTTTGTTCGGACGCTTTATAGAAATTGTTCGAAATGTTATGCCCTACATCTATTTTGGACTCATTTGGTTCATGAGTATAAAAGCTCAAAGAGCCGTCCAAGAGCTTCATCTTGAAAAGGATGACAAGTCAGAAATCATCCTCAAAACCTACAGCAAAGCCCAAATCAAATTTAGGAGTTGGATTGTGTTTATCGGTATTCAGATTGGTCTCTTTACCTTACTCATCTTTCATAAGGTCTTCGTTCAACAGATGTCCCTTTCAGATTTTGGGAAGTTGCTCATGCAATTCGATAAAAGTGTTCCTTTGCTGATGTATGGCCTGATTATCGGTAGCATTTTTGGAACCCTGACCTACGGCTTTCTATCCCTACAGGAGGAAAAAACTCCTAAAAATACCAAACAGAAGGAGAAAAGTAAGCAATGA
- the rsmH gene encoding 16S rRNA (cytosine(1402)-N(4))-methyltransferase RsmH, protein MTKEFHHVTVLLHETIDMLDVKPDGIYVDATLGGAGHSEYLLSKLSEKGHLYAFDQDQNAIDNAQKRLAPYIEKGMVTFIKDNFRHLQARLREAGVQEIDGICYDLGVSSPQLDQRERGFSYKKDAPLDMRMNQDASLTAYEVVNHYDYHDLVRIFFKYGEDKFSKQIARKIEQAREVKPIETTTELAEIIKSAKPAKELKNKGHPAKQIFQAIRIEVNDELGAADESIQQAMDMLALDGRISVITFHSLEDRLTKQLFKEASTVEVPKGLPFIPDDLKPKMELVSRKPILPSAEELEANNRSHSAKLRVARKIHK, encoded by the coding sequence ATGACAAAAGAATTTCATCATGTAACGGTCTTGCTCCATGAAACTATTGATATGCTTGATGTGAAACCTGACGGTATTTACGTTGATGCGACCTTGGGTGGAGCAGGCCATAGCGAATATTTATTAAGTAAATTAAGTGAAAAAGGCCATCTCTATGCCTTTGACCAGGACCAGAATGCCATTGACAACGCACAAAAACGCTTGGCTCCTTACATTGAAAAGGGAATGGTGACTTTTATCAAGGATAACTTCCGTCATTTACAGGCACGTTTGCGCGAAGCTGGTGTTCAGGAAATTGATGGAATTTGTTATGACTTGGGAGTGTCTAGTCCTCAATTGGACCAGCGGGAGCGTGGTTTTTCTTATAAAAAGGATGCACCACTGGACATGCGCATGAATCAGGATGCTAGTCTGACGGCCTATGAAGTGGTGAACCACTATGACTATCATGACTTGGTTCGTATTTTCTTCAAGTATGGTGAGGACAAATTCTCTAAACAGATTGCGCGTAAGATTGAACAGGCACGTGAAGTCAAGCCAATCGAGACAACGACTGAATTGGCAGAGATTATCAAGTCAGCCAAACCTGCCAAGGAACTCAAGAATAAGGGGCATCCTGCCAAGCAGATTTTTCAGGCTATTCGAATCGAAGTCAATGATGAGCTGGGAGCGGCGGATGAATCTATCCAGCAGGCTATGGATATGTTGGCTTTGGATGGGAGAATCTCAGTGATTACCTTTCATTCCTTGGAAGACCGCTTGACTAAGCAGTTATTTAAGGAAGCTTCAACGGTTGAAGTTCCCAAAGGTTTGCCTTTCATTCCAGATGATCTCAAGCCCAAGATGGAATTGGTATCCCGTAAGCCAATTTTGCCAAGTGCAGAAGAATTAGAAGCCAACAACCGTTCGCACTCAGCCAAGTTGCGCGTGGCCAGAAAAATTCACAAGTAA
- a CDS encoding DUF5960 family protein: MTRKELYENKLQMDYFSDNYIRFEEDFQKYSAMNVPLTFLVDDILRTMAMNQKNYFVLNKENAKDGREHRFYFRVVTEKACPRNRTYTYSGVKNSSQ; encoded by the coding sequence ATGACTAGAAAAGAGCTGTATGAAAACAAACTGCAGATGGATTATTTTTCAGATAACTATATTCGTTTTGAAGAGGATTTTCAAAAATACTCTGCCATGAACGTACCCTTGACTTTCTTGGTTGATGACATCCTACGAACCATGGCGATGAATCAGAAAAACTACTTTGTCTTAAACAAGGAAAATGCCAAGGATGGGCGGGAGCATCGTTTTTATTTTAGGGTGGTAACGGAAAAAGCGTGTCCCAGAAATAGGACCTATACATACTCAGGAGTCAAGAATAGCAGTCAGTAG
- a CDS encoding helix-turn-helix transcriptional regulator, with translation MNRVKEFRKELGISQLELAKDIGVSRQTINMIENDKYNPTLELCLNLARSLQTDLNSLFWEDDF, from the coding sequence ATGAATCGTGTGAAAGAATTTCGCAAGGAACTAGGCATTTCCCAGCTCGAACTCGCCAAGGATATCGGTGTCTCGAGACAAACCATCAATATGATTGAAAACGACAAATACAATCCAACCCTGGAACTCTGTCTCAATCTCGCCCGTAGCCTCCAAACTGACCTCAATAGTCTCTTTTGGGAGGATGATTTTTAA
- the pbp2X gene encoding penicillin-binding protein PBP2X: MKWTEKITRFAIKNRKSPAKNRRIVGKYLSFVAVALFALFLANFAYIIAKGNIFGTDLVKEAKKVHQTTRTVPAKRGTIYDRNGVPIAEDATSYNVYAVIDKKYKSATGKILYVEDSQFNKVAEVFHKYLDMDEAYVKEQLAQPNLTQVSFGAKGNGITYANMMAIKKDLKDASVEGIDFTTSPNRSYPNGQFASSFIGLAQLHENEDGSKSLLGTSGLESSLNSILAGTDGIITYEKDRVGNIVPGTELVSQQTVDGKDVYTTLSSPLQSFMETQMDAFLEKVKGKYMTATLVSAKTGEILATTQRPTFNADTKEGITEDFVWRDILYQSNYEPGSAMKVMTLASSIDNNTFPSGEYFNSSEFKMADVTTRDWDVNGGLTTGGMMTFLQGFAHSSNVGMSLLEQKMGDATWLDYLKRFKFGVPTRFGLTDEYAGQLPADNIVSIAQSSFGQGISVTQTQMLRAFTAIANDGVMLEPKFISAIYDTNNQSVRKYQKEIVGKPVSEDTASLTRTNMILVGTDPLYGTMYNHQTGKPIITVPGQNVAVKSGTAQIADEKNGGYLVGSTDYIFSVVTMNPAENPDFILYVTVQQPEHLSTPWFGEFANPILERASAMKDSLNLQSTAKTLDQVTNQSAYAMPSIKDISPGDLAEALRRNIVQPIVVGTGTKIKETSVEEGKNLAPNQQVLLLSDKVEEIPDMYGWKKETAETFAKWLDIELEFEGSGSVVQKQDVRTNTAIKNIKKIKLTLGD, from the coding sequence ATGAAATGGACAGAAAAAATAACCCGATTTGCGATAAAAAATCGTAAATCTCCAGCAAAAAACCGTAGGATAGTTGGCAAGTACCTCAGCTTTGTAGCCGTTGCTCTTTTCGCCCTCTTTTTGGCCAATTTTGCGTATATTATCGCAAAAGGTAATATATTTGGTACCGACTTGGTAAAAGAGGCTAAAAAAGTTCACCAAACCACTCGAACAGTTCCTGCCAAACGCGGAACTATCTATGACCGAAATGGAGTGCCTATCGCTGAAGATGCGACCTCTTATAACGTCTATGCTGTTATTGATAAAAAATACAAGTCAGCAACGGGTAAAATTCTTTATGTAGAGGATTCGCAGTTTAATAAGGTAGCTGAAGTCTTCCATAAGTATTTAGACATGGATGAAGCTTATGTGAAAGAGCAATTAGCTCAACCAAATCTGACCCAAGTTTCCTTTGGTGCAAAAGGAAATGGGATTACCTATGCCAATATGATGGCGATTAAAAAAGACTTGAAAGATGCTAGTGTGGAAGGGATTGACTTTACAACCAGTCCTAATCGTAGTTACCCAAACGGACAATTTGCTTCTAGTTTTATTGGCTTGGCCCAACTCCATGAAAATGAGGATGGCAGTAAGAGTTTGTTAGGAACTTCTGGTCTGGAGAGTTCTTTAAATAGCATTCTTGCTGGGACAGACGGTATTATTACCTATGAAAAAGACCGTGTAGGAAATATCGTACCAGGTACAGAACTGGTATCGCAACAAACTGTGGATGGCAAGGATGTTTATACAACATTGTCTAGTCCGCTACAATCTTTCATGGAAACTCAGATGGATGCCTTTCTAGAAAAAGTAAAAGGTAAGTATATGACCGCGACCTTGGTCAGTGCAAAGACCGGTGAAATCCTCGCTACCACCCAACGACCTACCTTTAATGCAGATACTAAAGAAGGAATCACTGAGGACTTTGTTTGGCGTGATATTCTTTATCAAAGTAACTATGAACCAGGATCAGCCATGAAGGTTATGACGTTAGCTTCTTCTATTGATAATAATACCTTCCCAAGTGGAGAATACTTCAATAGCAGTGAATTTAAAATGGCGGATGTGACGACTCGAGATTGGGATGTTAATGGTGGTTTGACTACTGGTGGGATGATGACTTTCTTACAAGGTTTCGCTCACTCCAGTAATGTTGGAATGAGTCTACTTGAACAAAAAATGGGAGATGCTACTTGGTTGGATTATCTAAAACGCTTTAAATTTGGGGTTCCAACTCGCTTTGGCTTGACAGATGAATACGCTGGTCAACTTCCAGCTGATAATATTGTTAGTATTGCTCAAAGCTCATTTGGGCAAGGAATTTCAGTGACACAAACACAAATGCTTCGTGCCTTTACAGCTATTGCTAATGATGGAGTTATGCTGGAGCCAAAATTTATAAGTGCTATTTATGATACTAACAATCAGTCTGTACGAAAGTATCAAAAAGAGATTGTAGGAAAACCTGTATCTGAAGATACAGCAAGCTTGACTCGTACTAACATGATATTAGTTGGGACGGACCCTCTATATGGAACTATGTATAATCACCAAACAGGAAAGCCAATTATAACAGTTCCTGGACAAAATGTAGCAGTTAAATCCGGTACGGCTCAAATCGCTGATGAGAAAAATGGAGGCTACTTGGTTGGTTCTACCGATTATATTTTCTCAGTTGTGACTATGAATCCTGCTGAAAATCCTGATTTTATTCTTTACGTAACAGTTCAACAGCCAGAACACCTTTCTACACCTTGGTTTGGAGAATTTGCTAATCCTATTCTTGAACGAGCTTCTGCCATGAAAGATTCCCTTAACCTCCAATCTACCGCTAAAACGTTAGATCAGGTAACCAATCAAAGCGCTTATGCCATGCCTAGCATCAAGGATATTTCACCTGGTGATTTGGCGGAAGCCTTACGTCGAAATATTGTGCAACCAATCGTTGTTGGTACTGGAACAAAGATTAAAGAGACTTCTGTAGAAGAAGGAAAAAATCTTGCACCAAACCAACAAGTTCTCCTTTTATCGGATAAGGTAGAAGAAATTCCAGACATGTATGGCTGGAAAAAAGAGACTGCCGAGACCTTTGCTAAATGGTTGGATATTGAACTGGAATTTGAAGGTTCAGGTTCCGTTGTTCAGAAGCAAGATGTTCGGACTAATACAGCTATCAAAAACATTAAAAAAATTAAATTAACTTTAGGAGACTAA
- the ftsL gene encoding cell division protein FtsL — protein sequence MVDKKEKTSQFLQNRIKKFSRVEKAFYLSIAFTALVLAVSIIFMQTRLLQVQSDLTKINAQIEEKKTELDDAKQEVNELIRSERLKEIADKKDLKLNNENIRTAE from the coding sequence ATGGTAGATAAGAAAGAAAAAACCAGTCAATTTTTGCAGAATCGTATAAAAAAATTCTCACGTGTGGAGAAGGCTTTTTATCTTTCCATCGCTTTTACGGCTCTCGTTTTAGCAGTGAGCATTATCTTTATGCAGACACGCCTCCTGCAAGTGCAAAGTGATTTGACAAAAATCAATGCGCAGATAGAGGAGAAGAAAACAGAGCTGGACGATGCCAAGCAGGAAGTCAATGAATTGATTCGTTCAGAGCGCTTGAAAGAGATTGCAGATAAAAAAGATTTGAAATTGAATAATGAAAACATCCGAACAGCGGAGTAA
- a CDS encoding glutathione peroxidase produces the protein MTSLYDFSVLNQDNQETPLNAYRGKVLLVVNTATGCGLTPQYQGLQELYDRYQDQGFEILDFPCNQFMGQALGSAEEINTFCSLHYQTTFPRFAKIKVNGKEADPLYVWLKDQKSGPLGKRIEWNFAKFLIGRDGQVFERFSSKTDPKQIEEAIQKLL, from the coding sequence ATGACTTCACTATACGATTTTTCAGTCTTGAACCAAGACAATCAAGAAACTCCACTAAATGCCTATCGTGGGAAAGTTCTCTTGGTTGTCAACACTGCTACTGGATGTGGTTTAACGCCCCAGTACCAAGGGCTCCAAGAACTCTATGATCGCTATCAAGATCAAGGTTTTGAGATTTTAGACTTCCCTTGCAATCAGTTTATGGGACAAGCACTGGGCAGCGCAGAGGAAATCAACACCTTCTGTAGCCTACATTATCAAACCACCTTCCCACGTTTTGCCAAGATCAAGGTCAACGGTAAGGAAGCAGATCCTCTCTATGTTTGGTTGAAAGACCAGAAATCTGGCCCACTAGGAAAACGAATCGAATGGAATTTCGCTAAGTTTCTCATCGGTCGTGATGGGCAGGTCTTTGAACGCTTCTCTTCAAAAACAGACCCAAAACAAATTGAAGAGGCCATACAAAAATTACTATAA
- a CDS encoding DUF3278 domain-containing protein — translation MKKETFTEKLIKRIYGISGPLDEHKRREADRIGNKIFVILFYLMTLGNLIPFFLAYKYPQIVAIGYPLVIFGISMISALYVLSQTRKTGITAIDLDMLNEKESKQLHYPGLKAGLFVGLLIFFITPLLHILLGESQDYLQSLLAFKNIFSSILHSFFFGVIIQIIISRRIAKAKKDQDED, via the coding sequence ATGAAAAAAGAAACCTTCACTGAAAAACTAATCAAACGCATTTATGGCATTTCAGGACCACTTGATGAACACAAACGACGCGAGGCAGACCGTATCGGAAATAAAATCTTTGTGATTCTCTTTTACCTCATGACTTTAGGTAATCTTATTCCCTTTTTCCTTGCTTATAAATATCCGCAAATTGTCGCTATCGGCTATCCCCTTGTGATATTCGGTATTTCGATGATTTCTGCTCTCTATGTGCTCTCCCAAACCAGGAAAACAGGCATCACAGCCATTGATCTAGATATGCTGAATGAGAAAGAAAGCAAGCAACTACACTACCCTGGTCTGAAAGCGGGTTTGTTTGTTGGTCTATTGATATTTTTTATAACACCTCTTCTCCATATACTGCTAGGTGAGAGCCAGGACTATCTTCAGTCTCTTCTCGCTTTTAAAAATATTTTTTCAAGTATTCTCCATTCTTTCTTCTTCGGAGTGATTATACAAATTATCATCTCCCGTCGCATTGCTAAAGCTAAGAAGGATCAAGATGAGGATTAG